A stretch of Candidatus Bathyarchaeota archaeon DNA encodes these proteins:
- a CDS encoding saccharopine dehydrogenase NADP-binding domain-containing protein, with protein sequence MAQPTFKTVFVFLDTDKYCSPFDMLVAIDAFPDSMIFKYENVNSEDAPKIVYDLLFPRGPLGAAHTKVFINGSNFEEVEKVVAATQKAMKSAPWGNSIIVDPRGGYSTAAAAVAKTLGASIGKGLGGLEGKNVTVLAGTGPVGQTAARIYAAEKANVTISSRSLAKGQAVADKINAEVGENRVKVVEVSKPEQTAEVIKDADIVLSAGAGGIQLLSQADLSKAPSCKIVADINAIKPLGVEGLGENDDSVEIKTGVFGIGALAIGKLKIKTETEMIKRATAEPDGLFDYSIAYNIAKDNILKKLAKAAAK encoded by the coding sequence ATGGCACAACCAACATTCAAAACAGTTTTCGTTTTTCTAGACACAGACAAATATTGCAGTCCCTTTGATATGCTAGTAGCAATCGACGCGTTCCCAGACAGCATGATATTCAAATACGAAAACGTCAACAGTGAAGACGCTCCAAAAATCGTTTACGACCTACTTTTCCCACGAGGTCCACTAGGAGCAGCACACACCAAAGTCTTCATCAACGGAAGCAACTTTGAAGAAGTAGAAAAAGTCGTTGCCGCAACACAGAAAGCCATGAAGTCAGCTCCATGGGGAAACAGCATAATCGTTGACCCAAGAGGCGGATATAGCACAGCCGCAGCAGCAGTAGCCAAAACATTGGGTGCATCCATAGGAAAAGGCTTAGGCGGATTAGAAGGCAAAAACGTCACAGTATTGGCAGGTACAGGACCAGTCGGTCAGACCGCAGCAAGAATTTATGCAGCCGAAAAAGCAAACGTAACCATCAGCAGCCGCTCACTTGCAAAAGGTCAAGCTGTAGCAGACAAAATTAATGCTGAAGTCGGCGAAAACCGCGTAAAAGTTGTTGAAGTTTCCAAACCAGAACAAACTGCAGAAGTCATAAAAGACGCAGACATCGTTCTTAGCGCGGGCGCAGGTGGAATTCAGCTTCTTAGCCAAGCAGACTTAAGCAAGGCGCCATCATGCAAAATTGTTGCAGACATAAACGCCATAAAACCATTAGGTGTTGAAGGCTTAGGCGAAAACGATGATAGCGTAGAAATCAAGACAGGCGTGTTCGGCATAGGCGCATTAGCTATTGGCAAACTAAAAATCAAAACCGAAACCGAAATGATAAAGCGTGCAACCGCTGAACCAGACGGACTCTTTGACTACTCAATAGCCTATAATATCGCTAAAGACAACATTCTCAAGAAACTTGCAAAAGCAGCTGCAAAATAA
- a CDS encoding DUF1616 domain-containing protein, with product MSKIGKTAKKLLSDDKGFVVAIAIALIIVSYLMLSYYFVYRPIPEGYSTMGMLDYQNKAVDYPEVVVLNQNNTFTINLTVENHMGSSQQYKVLMKTVEPIEVIPVDTPPIATYEKTVADGETWNIQPTVTLNDTGYYSVIFELYRYIPESNNYQFDNYNICVLNVQVISN from the coding sequence ATGAGCAAAATTGGGAAAACCGCAAAGAAACTGCTCAGTGACGATAAAGGTTTTGTAGTTGCTATCGCAATTGCCCTGATTATAGTTTCATATTTGATGCTTAGTTACTACTTTGTTTACAGGCCAATCCCTGAAGGGTACAGTACAATGGGCATGCTTGATTACCAAAACAAAGCTGTGGACTACCCTGAAGTGGTAGTGTTAAACCAAAACAACACTTTTACAATTAACCTAACTGTTGAAAATCACATGGGCTCATCTCAGCAGTACAAGGTTTTAATGAAAACGGTTGAACCTATAGAAGTAATTCCAGTTGATACACCGCCAATTGCCACTTACGAAAAAACTGTTGCTGACGGGGAAACATGGAATATCCAACCCACAGTCACTTTAAACGACACAGGATACTACAGCGTGATTTTTGAACTCTACAGGTACATTCCAGAATCAAACAATTACCAGTTTGACAATTATAACATATGCGTCCTAAACGTCCAAGTCATAAGCAACTAA
- the serS gene encoding serine--tRNA ligase: MLDIKLIRENPDLVRDNLDKRGNPDNIVMLEDLIANDRKWRENQTTLNDLRHTRKQVTIEIAKLKKSSQPATEQLKKAQEIDTQITTAEKQVAEEEAKNRDLLMRLPNLLEDSVPVGADDSGNVLVKTWGTIPQFSFTPKNHIDLALNLDIIDMERAGKVAGARFFYLKGPAARLDFALMHFALDELTEKGYTVIEPPLMMKRDAYEGVTSLADFADVLYKIEGEDAYLIATSEHPMAAMYMNEVIKEHDMPLKLAGLSPCFRKEAGAHGKDTRGIFRTHQFNKIEQFIFCKPEDSPKLHEELLVNAEDLLQKLGLPYRIVNVCTGDIGTVAAKKYDIEAWMPASNCYREVVSCSNCTDYQARRLGIRYREKEGAPPKGFLHTLNSTAIATGRTIVSLIENNQTEDGTITVPQVLRKYMGHLEKISGKQ; this comes from the coding sequence ATGTTAGATATCAAGCTTATCCGAGAAAACCCTGACCTGGTAAGAGACAACCTTGACAAAAGAGGCAACCCAGACAACATAGTAATGCTGGAGGATTTAATCGCTAACGACCGTAAATGGCGGGAAAATCAAACCACACTAAACGACCTGCGCCACACCCGCAAACAAGTAACCATAGAAATCGCAAAACTAAAAAAATCCAGTCAACCCGCCACAGAACAACTTAAAAAAGCCCAAGAAATCGACACACAAATAACCACGGCGGAAAAACAGGTGGCTGAGGAAGAAGCCAAAAACCGTGACCTCCTAATGCGGTTGCCGAACTTGCTGGAGGATTCTGTTCCAGTTGGCGCTGACGACAGCGGAAATGTGCTGGTGAAAACTTGGGGAACTATTCCGCAGTTTAGTTTTACACCTAAAAACCATATTGACCTTGCTTTAAACTTGGACATTATTGATATGGAGCGTGCAGGCAAAGTTGCAGGAGCCAGATTCTTCTATTTGAAAGGTCCTGCTGCTCGTTTGGATTTTGCGTTGATGCACTTTGCTCTTGATGAATTAACAGAGAAGGGCTACACGGTTATTGAGCCACCACTTATGATGAAGCGTGATGCCTATGAGGGTGTCACTTCACTGGCTGACTTTGCGGATGTGCTCTATAAAATTGAGGGTGAAGATGCCTATTTGATTGCTACATCTGAACATCCTATGGCGGCAATGTACATGAACGAAGTCATAAAGGAACACGATATGCCCCTCAAACTTGCTGGGTTAAGCCCTTGTTTCCGCAAAGAAGCAGGTGCCCACGGCAAAGACACACGAGGCATCTTCCGCACGCACCAATTCAACAAAATCGAACAATTCATTTTCTGCAAACCCGAAGATAGCCCCAAACTGCACGAGGAACTGCTGGTTAATGCTGAAGATTTGTTGCAAAAGCTCGGGTTACCCTACCGTATAGTTAATGTTTGCACAGGTGACATTGGCACTGTAGCCGCGAAAAAGTATGATATTGAAGCTTGGATGCCTGCCAGCAACTGTTACCGCGAAGTCGTCTCCTGCAGCAACTGTACTGATTATCAAGCCAGACGCCTCGGCATCCGCTACCGTGAAAAAGAAGGCGCGCCCCCGAAGGGTTTTCTGCACACGCTCAATTCTACCGCTATTGCTACGGGCAGAACCATTGTTTCCCTAATCGAAAACAACCAGACCGAGGATGGAACAATAACGGTTCCGCAGGTTCTAAGAAAATACATGGGGCATCTGGAAAAAATATCAGGAAAACAATAA
- a CDS encoding 30S ribosomal protein S3ae: protein MCWHVWRINLSSKSAKHIRDKWRGKGWYNVVAPSFFGNVDLGAVPAQEQEQLIGRVVEATLYDITGDFSHHYLKMFFQIYGMDGKNAKTLFKGHEYSRDYLRSLVRRRTTKVDGLFNLITKDGFKLRIAVSALTLSRIKTSQEKIIRNMMQKIIKEKAATLTLDQFVQEMVLGKIASDIYNQAKFVAPLRHVGIRKSKLVAAPQQLPPEVPAAPESEEEAELESEPEVVEEEVTEEA from the coding sequence ATGTGTTGGCACGTTTGGAGGATTAATTTGTCTTCAAAATCAGCAAAACATATTCGCGATAAGTGGCGTGGAAAAGGATGGTACAATGTAGTAGCGCCATCGTTCTTTGGTAACGTTGACTTAGGCGCAGTACCAGCACAAGAACAAGAACAACTTATCGGAAGAGTCGTGGAAGCAACACTCTACGACATAACGGGCGACTTCTCTCATCATTACCTGAAAATGTTCTTCCAAATTTATGGAATGGACGGAAAGAACGCCAAAACACTTTTCAAAGGTCATGAATACTCACGAGATTACCTAAGAAGCCTTGTAAGGCGAAGAACCACTAAAGTCGACGGACTCTTCAACCTAATAACCAAAGACGGCTTCAAGCTCCGCATCGCAGTCTCAGCCCTGACACTTTCACGCATAAAAACTTCACAGGAAAAAATCATTCGCAACATGATGCAGAAAATTATCAAAGAAAAAGCCGCCACTCTAACACTTGACCAGTTCGTGCAAGAAATGGTTCTTGGAAAAATTGCATCTGATATCTACAACCAGGCAAAATTCGTTGCACCACTACGACACGTTGGCATACGCAAATCCAAGCTTGTAGCCGCACCACAGCAGTTACCCCCAGAAGTCCCAGCAGCTCCAGAGTCAGAAGAAGAAGCCGAACTCGAATCTGAGCCTGAAGTTGTCGAAGAAGAAGTAACCGAAGAAGCATAA
- a CDS encoding glycosyltransferase family 4 protein has protein sequence MVQTKLCIVTHVFLPHVGGIEKVVYEQSSRLKKQQFDPLVVTSRMHAPSPKYVINGIPVECYEALSLAFRLGIPYPIPTGSSFKTFSKAVKQAKIVHAHGHMYLASFAASKLAKFYNKPFVLTQHNTFIEYDNLFDTVEYLTDLLISKQTLQAADKILTVSQATKKYVLSLGAKPEKVEVLYNGVDLNRFKLLAGKREEIRLKHGISNKAKVVLTVRRLVYKNGVDTLIEAAALAAKKDLNIVFLVVGKGPDKERVQQRIVQLGIERNLLLAGFVSDEDLAAYYNAADFFVLPSKSGEGLPLVALEAMACGLPVITTDVGGIREILVDEFSRVIPPNNPKAMAEAVLDFARTLIINRDELRRIVEQKFSWDVNVERLREIYEELI, from the coding sequence ATGGTTCAAACCAAACTGTGCATAGTTACACATGTTTTCCTGCCGCATGTGGGAGGAATCGAAAAAGTCGTTTATGAACAAAGTAGCCGACTAAAAAAACAGCAGTTTGACCCTCTTGTAGTAACAAGCCGAATGCATGCGCCTTCCCCAAAATACGTTATTAATGGAATACCTGTTGAATGTTATGAAGCTTTAAGCCTCGCGTTTAGACTGGGAATCCCATACCCCATCCCCACAGGCTCTAGCTTCAAAACCTTCTCCAAAGCAGTTAAACAAGCCAAAATCGTGCACGCTCACGGACACATGTATTTGGCGTCTTTTGCCGCAAGTAAACTTGCCAAATTCTACAATAAACCCTTCGTGCTCACCCAACATAACACCTTCATCGAATACGATAACCTCTTTGACACAGTAGAATACTTGACTGATTTACTCATAAGCAAACAAACCCTGCAAGCTGCAGACAAAATATTAACGGTAAGCCAAGCCACAAAAAAATATGTGTTAAGTTTGGGGGCTAAACCTGAGAAAGTTGAGGTTCTCTATAACGGCGTGGACCTGAACCGTTTTAAGCTGCTCGCGGGTAAACGGGAAGAAATCAGGCTTAAACACGGCATATCCAACAAAGCCAAGGTTGTTTTGACCGTTAGACGATTAGTGTACAAGAACGGTGTAGACACCCTAATTGAAGCCGCAGCGTTGGCAGCAAAAAAAGACCTAAACATCGTGTTTCTTGTTGTCGGCAAAGGACCCGACAAAGAAAGGGTACAGCAACGAATTGTGCAGTTGGGAATTGAGCGAAATCTTTTGCTTGCGGGTTTTGTGAGCGATGAAGATTTGGCAGCGTATTATAATGCGGCGGACTTTTTTGTTCTGCCCTCTAAGTCAGGGGAAGGTTTGCCGCTGGTTGCGTTGGAAGCTATGGCGTGTGGTTTACCCGTTATAACCACTGACGTTGGTGGCATAAGGGAGATTTTGGTTGATGAATTTAGCAGAGTGATTCCGCCTAACAACCCTAAAGCTATGGCAGAGGCGGTTTTGGATTTTGCACGTACCCTGATCATAAATAGGGACGAGTTGAGACGGATAGTTGAACAAAAGTTCAGTTGGGACGTAAACGTTGAAAGACTCCGTGAAATATACGAAGAACTTATTTAA
- a CDS encoding mechanosensitive ion channel family protein yields the protein MASFTEILQQILHTNAVTAEAITSILIFIVVVAVGWGIYAVLSRQLSKWAKKTSTTLDDEIIEAVKVIIIMIIVIFGIEYALSPLSILEPYNYILNGAFTVIQILLAAFAVTRVSNILADWFVGRTAIMKGKNSHHLLFILKKIIQIIVFVFAFLIILWTFDIDLTGAVVGLGVGGIAIAFALQSTLSDVFSAFSIYFDHPFEIGDFIVVGDYSGTVKSIGIRSTRVQLLQGEELVISNQELTTSSIRNFRKLEKRRVVFNIGVTYDTSVEKLRKIPGIITDVIKSTELATFDRVNFTEFGDFSLKFQIIYYVNCSDWGKYLETQEHINFEIKEAFEKEAIEMAFPTSTIYVKK from the coding sequence ATGGCTAGTTTCACTGAAATTCTTCAGCAAATATTGCACACAAATGCGGTAACAGCAGAAGCCATAACATCTATTCTAATCTTCATTGTTGTTGTCGCTGTAGGCTGGGGAATATATGCGGTTTTAAGCAGGCAACTTAGTAAGTGGGCAAAGAAAACGTCAACCACTTTAGATGACGAAATCATCGAAGCCGTAAAAGTCATAATAATAATGATAATCGTCATTTTTGGTATTGAATATGCCCTCTCACCGCTCTCGATACTTGAACCATACAATTACATACTAAATGGAGCATTCACAGTTATCCAAATCCTGCTAGCAGCCTTTGCGGTAACCAGAGTCTCAAACATTTTAGCTGACTGGTTCGTAGGCAGAACCGCAATAATGAAAGGAAAAAACAGCCACCACCTCTTATTTATTCTCAAAAAAATAATTCAGATAATAGTCTTCGTCTTCGCATTCCTCATAATACTTTGGACGTTTGACATTGACCTGACTGGCGCAGTAGTCGGCTTAGGAGTCGGAGGAATCGCCATAGCCTTTGCTCTGCAGAGCACTCTTAGTGATGTTTTCAGTGCATTCTCCATATACTTTGATCACCCATTTGAAATCGGAGACTTCATCGTTGTTGGCGACTACAGCGGCACAGTCAAAAGCATCGGCATCCGCTCCACAAGAGTCCAGCTATTGCAAGGCGAAGAACTCGTCATATCCAACCAAGAGCTCACCACGAGCAGCATCCGAAACTTTAGAAAACTCGAGAAAAGACGAGTAGTCTTCAACATCGGAGTAACCTATGATACCTCAGTTGAAAAACTACGAAAAATTCCAGGTATAATAACTGATGTCATCAAAAGCACTGAATTAGCCACATTTGATCGCGTTAACTTCACAGAGTTTGGCGACTTCAGTCTCAAATTCCAAATAATTTACTACGTAAACTGCTCAGATTGGGGCAAATACCTTGAAACACAAGAGCACATTAACTTTGAAATCAAAGAAGCCTTTGAGAAAGAAGCCATAGAAATGGCGTTCCCAACCAGCACAATCTACGTCAAAAAATAA
- a CDS encoding zinc ribbon domain-containing protein, producing the protein MNRKGLLAVSTIILLLTLCPLVSADENKSLGVKAGDYVVYTFGTSWQTNQSSMLIPQELLDAQNKTSVKYEILNVTGQTIRYTVTYFYNDSSSKSLTYTGDPKLLGIAIMPNQTVSDILSIPIDATILHNDTLMRTYGSGETQRIVNRLEYTQSIDNTTEFITSTFWDNQTGLKMESYLNYTVQSEDMTLSWSIYQIISDTNLFQITTTSNEFILPPIAIPIIAGVGVTVPVVAGVAFYLRKRRSKPEPDESALDPPNPFQTPIGHYTPSPYYHQHPYYRKSSGVSPYKQIKQQPRFSSYDASLYQKPHSNYVRPGTTVQLCPNCKQIVSANESYCPHCNKRLW; encoded by the coding sequence ATGAATCGGAAAGGGCTACTGGCGGTTTCCACAATTATTCTGCTGCTGACACTTTGCCCATTAGTGTCTGCTGATGAAAACAAGAGTCTTGGCGTTAAAGCAGGGGACTATGTTGTTTACACTTTTGGTACTTCATGGCAAACAAATCAGTCAAGCATGCTGATTCCTCAAGAGTTGCTGGATGCTCAAAATAAAACCTCCGTAAAATATGAAATTCTAAATGTCACTGGGCAAACCATTCGCTACACAGTAACCTATTTCTATAATGATTCAAGTAGTAAAAGTCTCACCTATACGGGTGACCCGAAACTTTTAGGTATAGCAATTATGCCCAACCAAACTGTTTCTGATATTCTTAGTATTCCAATTGACGCAACAATTTTGCACAATGACACCTTAATGCGGACCTACGGCAGTGGTGAAACACAAAGGATTGTTAATCGACTGGAATATACACAAAGCATTGACAACACCACCGAGTTTATAACGTCAACCTTTTGGGACAATCAAACAGGATTAAAAATGGAAAGTTACCTCAATTATACAGTTCAATCGGAGGATATGACGTTATCTTGGAGCATTTACCAGATAATATCAGACACTAACCTCTTCCAAATTACCACCACATCAAACGAGTTTATCCTGCCGCCTATTGCTATTCCCATTATTGCAGGCGTTGGTGTTACTGTTCCAGTGGTTGCTGGGGTAGCGTTTTATTTGAGAAAAAGAAGAAGCAAACCTGAACCTGATGAATCTGCCTTAGACCCCCCGAACCCGTTTCAGACTCCCATTGGGCACTATACTCCGTCTCCTTACTATCACCAACATCCGTACTACAGAAAATCCTCAGGGGTATCTCCCTACAAGCAAATAAAGCAGCAGCCCCGTTTTTCAAGCTACGACGCTAGCCTATACCAAAAACCCCATTCAAACTATGTAAGACCCGGCACAACAGTGCAGTTGTGTCCTAACTGCAAACAAATCGTGTCTGCCAACGAATCTTACTGTCCACATTGTAACAAACGGTTATGGTAG
- a CDS encoding glycosyltransferase family 2 protein: METELSITMQVEMVSIVIPTLNEAGNLLDILNTIHEGLTYPHEIIIVDGNSVDGTKEIVKKTGYCRLIIEPRRGYGLALRTGMKNARGNVIIMVDGDGTYEVKHIKRLVDTLAINDADLVLATRMYDPNKAMGLMNFVGNKIITSCFDFLYKQFFSDTQSGFRAISRETLEKIPLKETDMAYATEMLIRFAQNRCRMIEVPTIYKKRLYGQPKLRKFKSSIEIFSTMVKGLL; encoded by the coding sequence TTGGAGACGGAGCTCAGCATAACAATGCAGGTTGAAATGGTTTCAATCGTAATCCCAACACTAAACGAAGCAGGAAACCTTCTAGATATACTAAATACAATTCACGAAGGACTCACATATCCTCACGAAATCATTATTGTTGACGGAAACTCCGTTGACGGAACCAAAGAAATCGTTAAAAAAACAGGTTACTGCAGACTAATTATTGAGCCCAGACGCGGTTACGGGTTAGCGCTTCGGACAGGAATGAAAAACGCCCGAGGCAACGTCATCATCATGGTTGACGGCGACGGCACCTACGAAGTCAAACACATTAAACGACTAGTTGACACGTTGGCTATAAATGATGCCGACCTTGTTTTAGCTACACGAATGTATGACCCAAACAAAGCAATGGGCTTGATGAATTTTGTGGGCAACAAAATTATAACGTCCTGTTTTGATTTCCTCTACAAACAATTCTTCAGCGACACCCAGTCAGGTTTTAGGGCAATTTCCCGCGAAACACTGGAAAAAATCCCTTTGAAAGAAACCGACATGGCATACGCAACTGAGATGCTGATTCGTTTCGCCCAAAACAGGTGCCGAATGATTGAAGTTCCCACCATCTACAAGAAACGCTTGTATGGTCAGCCGAAACTGCGAAAATTTAAATCTTCAATCGAAATATTTAGCACTATGGTTAAAGGGCTGCTATGA
- a CDS encoding molybdenum cofactor biosynthesis protein MoaE — protein sequence MTAKAGVHPKGTVTIQNVIDNIKQDPTFQKAGTISCFIGVVRGETFEDKKVQKLTIQGYEEKAREVLTQICSDLTKKTGIVAVQIHHFLGEFDVGEDLVYVAVAGAHREEVFAVLHEAVERYKHEVPIFKKEHIIDSNGKSSGYWVSEKEHQP from the coding sequence TTGACTGCAAAAGCCGGCGTACACCCAAAAGGCACCGTCACAATCCAAAATGTCATAGACAACATAAAACAAGACCCAACCTTCCAAAAAGCCGGCACAATATCCTGCTTCATAGGCGTGGTCCGTGGAGAAACATTTGAGGACAAAAAAGTCCAAAAACTCACCATTCAAGGCTACGAAGAAAAAGCCCGAGAAGTTCTCACCCAAATCTGCAGTGACCTAACCAAAAAAACAGGTATAGTCGCAGTTCAGATCCACCATTTTCTTGGCGAGTTCGATGTGGGGGAGGACCTTGTGTATGTTGCTGTTGCTGGCGCTCATCGTGAAGAAGTTTTTGCGGTGCTACATGAAGCAGTTGAACGTTACAAGCATGAAGTCCCCATTTTTAAGAAGGAACATATTATAGACTCCAACGGTAAAAGTAGCGGATATTGGGTTTCTGAAAAAGAACACCAACCTTAA